The proteins below come from a single Miscanthus floridulus cultivar M001 chromosome 1, ASM1932011v1, whole genome shotgun sequence genomic window:
- the LOC136467115 gene encoding patatin-like protein 2 produces the protein MDIGKELGGLESRLFIFSTYEAKNDTLKNAHDTLKNTHLSDICISTSAAPTYFPVYFFKTEAADSRSREYHLVDGGIAANNPTMVAISMLTKEVHRRNLDFNIGRPTEYTNYLVISVGTGSAKQAEKYTAEQCAKWGLIQWLYNDGFMPIIDIFSHASSDMVDIHAPMLFQALHCEKNYLRIQDDTLTGDASSVDIVTKENMESLIRIGQELLKKPVARVNIDTGVYESCSGEGTNAEALAHFTKQLSDERKLRKSNINSN, from the exons atggacattg GAAAAGAACTCGGTGGCCTAGAGTCGCggctgttcatcttctccacgtaCGAGGCCAAGAACGACACGCTCAAGAACGCGCACGACACGCTCAAGAACACGCACCTCTCCGACATCTGCATCAGCACGTCGGCGGCGCCGACCTACTTCCCGGTGTACTTCTTCAAGACCGAGGCCGCCGACAGCAGGTCCCGGGAGTACCACCTCGTCGACGGTGGCATCGCGGCCAACAACCCCACCATGGTCGCCATATCCATGCTCACCAAGGAGGTGCACCGTCGGAACCTGGACTTCAACATCGGTAGGCCGACCGAGTACACGAACTACCTCGTCATCTCCGTCGGCACTGGGTCGGCGAAGCAGGCGGAGAAGTACACCGCTGAGCAGTGCGCGAAATGGGGCCTCATTCAGTGGCTGTACAACGATGGCTTCATGCCGATCATCGACATCTTCTCACATGCCAGTTCCGACATGGTTGACATCCATGCACCCATGCTCTTTCAGGCCCTCCACTGTGAGAAGAACTACCTTCGCATTCAG GATGATACTTTGACTGGGGACGCATCATCAGTGGACATCGTGACCAAGGAGAACATGGAGTCTCTGATCAGGATCGGCCAGGAGCTGCTCAAGAAGCCAGTGGCGAGAGTGAACATCGACACTGGGGTGTACGAGTCCTGTTCCGGTGAGGGCACAAATGCAGAGGCGCTTGCTCACTTCACCAAACAACTCTCTGACGAGCGCAAGCTACGCAAGAGCAATATCAACTCCAACTAG